Proteins from a genomic interval of Benincasa hispida cultivar B227 chromosome 7, ASM972705v1, whole genome shotgun sequence:
- the LOC120081159 gene encoding 4-coumarate--CoA ligase-like 5 has protein sequence MSGEESCTAPAAVEFQPQNSPGGYNVKTAVYHSLIQLDEAPIISTRQDLNTATFVLSQFPTAESRVALIDSVTSSRVTYGQLSVSIRSLACGLYHALGVRKGDVVFVLSANSVLYPVICLAVMSIGAVITTANPINTASEIGKQVRDSGAKLAVSAPEELHKLSPTGIPTILTTRSSYGDTLSVEELIESCSESFEPLPKIEVTQSDPAAILYSSGTTGTSKGVVLTHSNIISVIELLTWCVDSTSSQHDVFLCFIPMFHIYGLVFFGLGLFCRGITTVLMQRFNFQSMIAAIEKHKINNIPAVPPVILGLVKSGDGSDFSSLRRVGSGAAPLGKDVEEAFREKFPWVELRPGYGLTESTGAATWMITDKDAKAHPGSCGMLMPSFFAKIVDVETGEGVAPMKEGELWLKSPTIMKGYLGNKEATEATIDEEGWLKTGDLGYIDEDGFLYIVDRIKELIKHNGYQVAPAELETILLSHTEILDAAVIPMEDEAAGQIPVACVVKAPTSKLTEEQVIQFVASQVAAYKKVRGVRFISSIPRSLAGKILRKDLVSQFKQQQLLSKL, from the exons ATGTCCGGTGAAGAATCCTGCACTGCGCCGGCCGCCGTGGAATTTCAGCCGCAGAACTCTCCTGGCGGTTACAATGTGAAAACGGCGGTTTATCATTCACTCATACAGCTTGATGAAGCTCCTATAATCTCCACCAGACAAGACCTTAACACGGCCACTTTCGTTTTATCACAGTTTCCGACGGCCGAATCGCGAGTTGCTCTCATTGACTCAGTCACGAGCTCGCGAGTTACTTATGGACAACTCAGTGTGTCGATTCGCTCCCTTGCTTGCGGACTTTATCACGCACTCGGAGTTCGAAAAGGCGATGTGGTGTTCGTTTTATCGGCGAATTCTGTTCTGTATCCAGTGATCTGTTTGGCTGTGATGTCGATTGGTGCGGTGATAACGACAGCCAATCCAATCAATACCGCATCGGAAATCGGAAAGCAAGTGCGTGATTCAGGTGCGAAACTCGCTGTTTCGGCACCGGAGGAGCTTCACAAATTGAGTCCAACTGGAATTCCGACAATTCTAACTACTCGGTCTTCCTATGGCGACACTTTATCAGTGGAAGAGTTGATCGAATCCTGTAGCGAATCGTTTGAGCCATTGCCGAAAATAGAAGTAACTCAGTCGGATCCGGCGGCGATCTTGTACTCGTCAGGAACGACCGGGACGAGTAAAGGAGTAGTTCTAACTCATTCAAATATCATCTCTGTTATCGAACTTCTGACCTGGTGCGTCGACTCAACTTCCTCTCAACACGACGTGTTTTTGTGCTTCATTCCGATGTTTCACATCTATGGCCTCGTCTTCTTCGGGCTCGGACTGTTCTGTAGAGGAATCACCACAGTTTTGATGCAGAGATTCAATTTCCAGTCCATGATCGCCGCAATTGAAAAGCACAAAATCAATAACATACCGGCAGTACCTCCAGTGATTTTAGGGCTGGTGAAATCGGGCGACGGTTCTGATTTTTCATCGCTAAGACGTGTTGGATCTGGTGCTGCACCGCTCGGAAAAGACGTAGAAGAAGCTTTCCGAGAGAAATTTCCATGGGTGGAGCTTCGTCCAGGATATGGCTTAACGGAGAGTACCGGTGCAGCGACATGGATGATCACAGACAAAGACGCCAAAGCTCATCCAG GTTCGTGTGGAATGTTGATGCCGAGTTTTTTTGCAAAGATTGTGGACGTTGAAACAGGAGAGGGAGTGGCGCCGATGAAGGAAGGCGAGTTGTGGTTGAAGAGTCCAACGATTATGAAAGGATATCTTGGAAACAAGGAAGCAACAGAAGCCACCATTGATGAAGAAGGATGGTTGAAAACAGGAGATCTCGGGTACATAGATGAAGATGGCTTCCTTTACATAGTTGATCGAATCAAAGAACTGATCAAACACAATGGATATCAG GTTGCTCCAGCAGAACTTGAAACAATTCTTTTGAGCCATACAGAAATTCTAGATGCTGCCGTTATACC AATGGAGGATGAAGCCGCCGGACAGATTCCGGTGGCTTGTGTGGTGAAAGCACCCACTTCTAAGCTCACAGAAGAACAAGTCATTCAATTTGTCGCTTCTCAG GTTGCAGCTTACAAGAAGGTAAGAGGAGTGAGATTCATTAGTTCCATTCCAAGGTCCCTTGCAGGCAAAATCTTGAGGAAGGATCTTGTCTCACAATTCAAACAACAACAACTTTTGTCCAAACTCTAA